In the genome of Raphanus sativus cultivar WK10039 chromosome 4, ASM80110v3, whole genome shotgun sequence, one region contains:
- the LOC108848960 gene encoding LOW QUALITY PROTEIN: topless-related protein 3-like (The sequence of the model RefSeq protein was modified relative to this genomic sequence to represent the inferred CDS: inserted 1 base in 1 codon): MSLLSRELVFIILQFLDEEKFKESVHRLEKESGFFFNTKYFDEKVLAGEWDEVEKYLSGFTKLDDNRYSMKIFFEIRKQKYLEALDKQDKAKAVEILEQDLRVFSTFNEELYKEITQLLTLHNFRENEQLSKYGDTKTARAIMLGELKKLIEANPLFRDKLTLPTLRSSRLRTLINQSLNWQHQLCKNPRPNPDIKTLFIDHTCAVPNGPMAPSPVNQQPVTPLTKPTSCSWLGAHDPFPPGAANAGPLASWMVPASGASTVQAAVVTPASIPLTQNQVSVLKRPPATPGVVDYQNPDHELMKRLRLAPSVEEVTYPAPRQHALLSLEHLPLKTALALHQGSAVTSMEFHPMKNTLLLVGSSTGEITLWELAGREKLVSRPFRIWDMANCSPPLQAFIANETPMSVTRVAWSPDGNFIGVAYTKHLIHLYAFSGPNELSQHAEVDAHVGAVNDLGFANPNRQLRVVTCGDDKLIKVWDISGTKHFTFEGHEAPVYSICPHQKENAQFIFSTAIDGKIKGWIFYDNVSSRFEYDAPGKWCTTMLYSADGTRLFSCGASKDGQTFLVEWNQSEREIKRNYLGFQKMLVGMVHFDTSKNHFLAVGEDRQIKFWDMDNSNVLTSTDAEGGLAALPRLRFNREGNLLAVSTADNGFKILANQAGFRSLSAVETSALENMRTPADSSLLTAVPVTPVPPPVAPVSCKVEPVSCKVEPVICKVERGSPVRLSPMLNGVDPPKPRIDEFEDKPEPWQVAEILDPAQCRQATLPDITDISTKVVRLLYTNSGDGILVLGFNGIQRLYKWVRNEQNPSGKATAAAAPQHWQPNSGLLMTNHVSGVNREEANLCIALSKNDSYVMSAAGGKVSLFNMMTFKVMATFMPTPPASTFLAFHPQDNNVIAIGVEDSTIHIYNVRVEELKTKLRGHQKRITGLAFSPHLSMLVSSGADAQICFWSIVTWEKRKSVAIQMPAGNAASGDTRVQFHVDQIRVLAVHETQLAIXDAYRMECIRQWIPQHSLSSPISSAVYSCDSQLIYTTFRDGNIGVFDADTLRLRCRISPSAYLPQGNQGLSPLVVAAHPQEPNQFAVGLNDGSVKVIETD, encoded by the exons ATGTCGTTGTTGAGCAGAGAGCTGGTGTTTATCATACTTCAGTTTCTCGATGAAGAGAAATTCAAAGAGTCTGTGCACAG GCTGGAGAAAGAGTCTGGATTCTTCTTCAATACGAAATATTTCGACGAGAAAGTGCTGGCTGGAGAGTGGGATGAAGTGGAGAAGTACTTGTCTGGGTTCACCAAGCTTGATGATAACAGATACTCCATGAAGATTTTCTTTGAGATTAGGAAGCAGAAGTATCTCGAGGCTCTTGataa GCAAGATAAGGCCAAAGCAGTTGAGATATTGGAGCAGGACTTGAGAGTCTTCTCCACTTTCAACGAGGAGCTCTACAAAGAGATTACTCAACTTTTGACTTTGCACAACTTCAG GGAAAATGAGCAGCTTTCCAAATATGGAGACACTAAAACTGCTCGGGCCATAATGTTAGGCGAACTAAAGAAACTAATCGAAGCAAATCCTCTTTTCCGTGACAAATTGACGCTCCCTACGTTGAGATCTTCGAGACTGCGGACTCTGATTAATCAAAG CCTTAACTGGCAGCACCAGTTGTGCAAGAATCCTAGGCCAAACCCAGATATTAAAACTCTATTCATAGACCACACATGCGCAGTTCCCAATGGTCCTATGGCACCTTCACCAGTCAATCAGCAGCCAGTTACACCTTTGACAAAGCCAACATCTTGTTCGTGGCTTGGAGCTCATGAT CCCTTTCCTCCTGGTGCTGCTAATGCTGGCCCTTTAGCTAGTTGGATGGTTCCTGCCTCTGGTGCTTCTACTGTCCAAGCTGCCGTTGTCACTCCTGCCTCTATTCCTCTTACTCAGAATCAAG TGTCAGTCTTGAAGCGACCACCAGCAACTCCAGGTGTAGTAGATTATCAGAATCCCGATCATGAACTAATGAAGCGTCTCCGCCTTGCCCCATCTGTAGAGGAG GTGACATATCCTGCACCTAGGCAGCATGCTCTATTGTCGCTGGAACACTTGCCGCTAAAGACGGCTCTAGCGTTGCACCAAGGGTCCGCTGTGACAAGCATGGAGTTTCACCCTATGAAAAATACGTTACTTCTTG TCGGATCTTCCACCGGAGAAATCACATTATGGGAACTAGCTGGTCGAGAGAAGCTGGTTTCAAGGCCATTCAGAATATGGGATATGGCTAATTGCTCACCTCCCCTTCAG GCTTTTATAGCTAATGAAACACCAATGTCTGTCACCCGCGTTGCATGGAGTCCAGATGGAAACTTCATTG GGGTTGCATATACGAAACATCTTATTCACTTGTATGCTTTCTCTGGACCTAACGAGCTTAGCCAGCATGCTGAG GTTGATGCCCATGTGGGTGCTGTGAACGACTTGGGTTTCGCTAATCCAAACAGACAGCTGCGTGTAGTTACTTGCGGAGATGATAAGCTAATCAAG GTATGGGACATTTCAGGTACGAAGCATTTTACCTTTGAAGGTCACGAAGCTCCTGTCTATTCCATTTGCCCTCATCAAAAAGAGAACGCTCAG TTCATATTTTCAACGGCCATAGATGGCAAAATAAAGGGCTGGATTTTTTATGATAATGTGAGTTCAAGATTTGAGTATGATGCTCCCGGTAAATGGTGTACTACAATGCTTTATAGCGCTGATGGGACCAG GTTGTTCTCTTGTGGAGCGAGTAAAGATGGACAGACTTTCCTAGTTGAGTGGAACCAAAGCGAAAGAGAAATTAAAAGGAACTATCTTGGGTTTCAGAAGATGTTGGTTGGTATGGTTCATTTTGATACCTCAAAGAACCACTTCCTGGCTGTTGGTGAAGATAGGCAAATCAAGTTCTGGGATATGGACAACAGCAATGTTCTTACTAGCACTGATGCTGAGGGTGGACTTGCG GCTCTTCCTCGTTTGAGGTTTAACAGGGAAGGAAACCTTCTAGCTGTTTCTACGGCAGACAACGGATTTAAGATCCTAGCAAACCAAGCTGGTTTCCGATCTCTGTCAGCCGTGGAAACTTCAGCTTTAGAAAATATGAGGACTCCAGCCGATTCTTCTTTACTTACAGCT GTTCCTGTTACTCCTGTTCCTCCTCCTGTTGCTCCTGTCAGCTGTAAAGTTGAACCTGTCAGCTGTAAAGTTGAACCTGTCATCTGTAAAGTTGAACGAGGCTCTCCTGTTAGACTCTCACCAATGCTG AATGGAGTTGATCCCCCAAAGCCAAGAATCGATGAGTTTGAAGACAAACCAGAACCTTGGCAAGTAGCTGAAATCTTGGACCCTGCCCAGTGCCGCCAGGCCACTTTACCTGATATCACTGATATTTCCACAAAG GTCGTTCGTCTGCTGTATACGAATTCCGGCGATGGAATCTTGGTGCTAGGTTTTAACGGTATTCAGAGGCTCTATAAGTGGGTTCGCAACGAGCAAAACCCTAGTGGAAAG GCAACTGCCGCTGCTGCTCCTCAGCATTGGCAACCAAACAGTGGTCTTCTCATGACCAACCATGTCTCTGGTGTAAACCGTGAAGAGGCCAACCTATGCATCGCTCTCTCTAAGAACGACTCATACGTCATGTCTGCTGCTGGAGGAAAAGTTTCCTTGTTCAACATGATGACTtttaag GTGATGGCAACATTCATGCCAACTCCACCGGCATCAACATTTTTGGCGTTCCATCCTCAGGACAACAACGTCATTGCCATTGGAGTGGAGGACTCCACGATTCACATCTACAATGTCCGAGTGGAAGAG CTCAAAACAAAGCTAAGGGGTCACCAGAAACGCATCACTGGCCTAGCATTTTCCCCACACCTCAGTATGTTGGTTTCATCTGGTGCTGATGCGCAG ATATGCTTTTGGAGCATTGTCACATGGGAGAAGAGAAAATCAGTTGCAATACAAATGCCAGCAGGAAACGCCGCGAGTGGAGACACGCGTGTTCAGTTTCATGTGGATCAGATCCGTGTCCTCGCAGTCCACGAGACACAGCTAGCGA TTGATGCTTACAGGATGGAATGTATCCGACAG TGGATTCCTCAACACTCGTTGTCTTCTCCTATATCTTCAGCAGTGTATTCATGTGACAGCCAGTTGATCTACACCACTTTCCGTGATGGTAACATTGGGGTGTTCGACGCAGACACACTTAGATTAAGATGCCGTATCTCTCCATCCGCCTACTTGCCTCAAGG GAACCAAGGTTTGTCCCCTTTAGTTGTGGCAGCTCACCCGCAAGAGCCAAACCAGTTTGCGGTTGGTTTGAATGACGGGTCAGTTAAGGTGATCGAAACCGACTGA